A DNA window from Phyllostomus discolor isolate MPI-MPIP mPhyDis1 chromosome X, mPhyDis1.pri.v3, whole genome shotgun sequence contains the following coding sequences:
- the PABPC5 gene encoding polyadenylate-binding protein 5 — translation MGSGEPNPAGKKKKYLKAALYVGDLDPDVTEDMLYKKFRPAGPLRFTRICRDPETRSPLGYGYVNFRFPADAEWALNTMNFDLINGKPFRLMWSQPDDRLRKSGVGNIFIKNLDRSIDNRALFYLFSAFGNILSCKVVCDDNGSKGYAYVHFESVAAANRAIWHMNGVRLNNRQVYVGRFKFPEERAAEVRTRDRAIFTNVFVKNLAEEMDDEKLKGIFSEYGPTESVKVIRDASGKSKGFGFVRYETHEAAQKAVLDLHGKSLDGKVLYVGRAQKKIERLAELRRRFQRLKVKDKNRPPGVPIYVRNLDETVDDEKLKEEFAPFGPISRAKVMVEVGQGKGFGVVCFSLFEDAIKAVDEMNGRVVGSRPVHVSLGQSRGRW, via the coding sequence ATGGGCAGTGGGGAGCCCAATCCTGctggcaagaaaaagaagtacCTCAAGGCCGCCCTGTACGTGGGGGACCTGGACCCCGATGTCACCGAGGACATGCTGTATAAAAAGTTCAGGCCTGCCGGCCCCCTGCGCTTCACCAGAATCTGCCGGGACCCCGAGACCCGCAGCCCCCTGGGCTATGGCTATGTCAACTTTCGCTTTCCCGCCGACGCCGAGTGGGCCCTGAACACCATGAACTTCGATCTGATCAATGGCAAGCCATTCCGCCTCATGTGGTCTCAGCCAGACGACCGCCTAAGGAAGTCTGGAGTTGGAAACATATTCATCAAAAACCTGGACAGGTCCATAGACAACCGGGCCCTTTTCTATCTGTTCTCGGCCTTCGGGAACATTCTGTCGTGCAAGGTGGTGTGCGACGACAACGGCTCCAAGGGCTACGCCTACGTGCACTTCGAGAGCGTGGCGGCCGCCAACAGGGCCATCTGGCACATGAACGGCGTGCGGCTCAACAACCGCCAGGTGTACGTGGGCCGCTTCAAGTTCCCCGAGGAGCGGGCGGCGGAGGTGAGGACCAGGGACAGGGCGATCTTCACCAACGTGTTCGTGAAGAACTTGGCGGAGGAGATGGACGACGAGAAACTCAAGGGCATTTTCAGCGAATATGGGCCGACGGAGAGCGTCAAGGTCATCAGGGACGCCAGCGGGAAGTCCAAAGGCTTCGGGTTCGTGCGCTACGAGACGCACGAGGCGGCGCAGAAGGCCGTGCTGGACCTGCACGGCAAGTCGCTGGACGGCAAGGTCCTGTACGTGGGGCGGGCGCAGAAGAAAATCGAGCGGCTGGCGGAGCTCCGGCGACGCTTTCAGCGGCTCAAGGTCAAAGACAAGAACCGGCCCCCTGGGGTGCCCATCTACGTGAGAAACCTGGACGAGACCGTGGACGATGAGAAACTGAAGGAGGAGTTTGCTCCCTTCGGGCCCATCAGCCGGGCCAAAGTGATGGTGGAGGTCGGGCAGGGCAAAGGGTTCGGGGTCGTCTGCTTCTCGTTGTTTGAAGACGCCATCAAAGCGGTGGATGAGATGAACGGGCGTGTAGTGGGCTCCAGGCCGGTGCACGTGAGCCTGGGCCAGTCCAGGGGCAGGTGGTGA